A single region of the Pontimicrobium sp. SW4 genome encodes:
- a CDS encoding NADH:ubiquinone reductase (Na(+)-transporting) subunit D, translated as MAKDSRLILDPLGDDNPITIQVLGICSALAITAELKASIVMTISVLFVMGAGNVVISLIRNIIPSKIRIIVQLTVVAALVIIVDQVLKAYSYQLSKELGAFIGLIITNCIIMGRFEAFALANGPWRSFLDGIGNALGYGLILIIVGFFRELLGSGTLLGFPVLGDPIAKTGLYSIGYENNGFMLLAPMALIVVGIIIWVQRSRNPALIEDN; from the coding sequence ATGGCAAAAGATAGTAGATTAATATTAGATCCCTTAGGAGACGATAACCCGATTACAATTCAAGTTCTTGGTATCTGTTCTGCTTTAGCGATTACAGCAGAATTGAAAGCATCAATTGTAATGACCATCTCAGTACTTTTTGTAATGGGAGCAGGTAATGTAGTTATCTCTTTAATTAGAAATATAATTCCATCAAAAATTAGAATTATTGTACAGCTTACGGTTGTAGCTGCTTTAGTAATTATTGTAGACCAAGTTTTAAAAGCCTATTCATATCAATTAAGTAAAGAGCTAGGAGCATTTATCGGACTTATTATAACCAACTGTATTATTATGGGACGCTTTGAAGCTTTTGCTTTAGCGAATGGACCATGGCGATCATTTCTTGATGGAATTGGAAATGCATTAGGATATGGATTAATTCTGATTATAGTTGGATTCTTTAGAGAATTATTAGGGTCAGGAACATTATTAGGTTTTCCAGTACTGGGAGACCCAATTGCAAAAACAGGATTGTATAGCATTGGTTATGAAAATAACGGATTTATGTTATTAGCACCAATGGCATTAATTGTTGTAGGTATTATAATTTGGGTTCAGCGTAGTAGGAATCCAGCATTAATTGAAGACAACTAG
- the nqrE gene encoding NADH:ubiquinone reductase (Na(+)-transporting) subunit E, producing MEHIELFFKSIFIDNMVFATFLGMCSYLAVSKKVSTAVGLGAAVIFVLAITVPLNWLLDQYILQEGALAWLGEEYASYDLSFLSFIMFIATIATMVQLVEIVVEKFSPSLYNSLGIFLPLIAVNCAILGGSLFMQSREIATLGLAFNYGISSGIGWFLAILAIAAIREKIRYSNVPGPLRGLGITFIITGLMAIGFMSFGGMLTGGDEEVKEETTAQVETVKEDTKEELANNTLKEEE from the coding sequence ATGGAACATATAGAATTATTTTTCAAATCAATATTTATAGATAACATGGTATTTGCCACGTTCCTTGGGATGTGTTCATACCTTGCAGTATCTAAAAAAGTATCAACGGCAGTTGGACTTGGAGCAGCAGTAATATTTGTATTAGCCATTACTGTACCTTTAAACTGGTTGTTAGATCAATACATTTTACAAGAAGGTGCTTTAGCATGGTTAGGTGAAGAATATGCTAGTTACGATTTAAGTTTCTTATCATTCATCATGTTTATCGCAACTATTGCTACCATGGTACAATTGGTAGAGATTGTTGTAGAGAAGTTCTCACCATCATTATATAATTCACTTGGTATTTTCTTACCATTAATTGCAGTAAACTGTGCTATTTTAGGAGGTTCGCTATTTATGCAATCTCGTGAAATTGCAACTTTAGGTTTAGCATTTAATTATGGCATTTCTTCGGGAATAGGTTGGTTTTTAGCAATTCTTGCAATAGCAGCCATTCGTGAAAAAATTAGATACTCAAACGTACCAGGGCCTTTAAGAGGTTTAGGAATTACATTCATCATTACTGGTTTAATGGCAATTGGTTTTATGAGTTTTGGAGGTATGCTAACTGGAGGAGATGAAGAAGTAAAAGAAGAAACAACAGCTCAAGTTGAAACTGTAAAAGAAGATACTAAAGAAGAGTTAGCTAATAACACTTTAAAAGAAGAGGAATAA
- a CDS encoding Na(+)-translocating NADH-quinone reductase subunit C, which produces MEKKTDKNLYTMLFATGMVIVVGSLLAFVASSLRPKIDENKRIEKQQNILYAMGVNENDESSAIFIADDKVGDEFTKYITSQLVITNGTEVKEDNEAYLIDIKKEQSKAKDGEERRLPLFVGEKDGKTFYVAPIRGKGLWDAVWAYVAMDENMVVQGAYFDHQAETAGLGANIKQRFFMDDFVGEHLLDASGNFVGINISKSNGDPLNEDKTDNEVDAIAGATITGDGVAAMLRNDLRLYVPYFKTLKK; this is translated from the coding sequence ATGGAAAAGAAAACGGATAAAAATTTATATACAATGCTATTTGCCACAGGTATGGTAATAGTTGTAGGATCTTTATTGGCCTTTGTAGCGTCATCACTTAGACCAAAAATTGATGAAAACAAACGTATAGAAAAGCAACAAAATATTTTGTATGCAATGGGTGTAAATGAAAATGACGAGAGTAGCGCTATTTTTATTGCTGATGATAAAGTAGGAGATGAGTTTACAAAATATATTACAAGTCAGTTAGTCATTACAAATGGAACTGAGGTAAAAGAAGATAATGAAGCATATTTAATCGATATTAAAAAAGAGCAGTCTAAAGCGAAGGATGGTGAAGAAAGACGTTTACCACTATTTGTAGGTGAGAAGGACGGTAAAACTTTTTACGTAGCACCAATTAGAGGTAAAGGACTTTGGGATGCTGTTTGGGCTTATGTTGCTATGGATGAGAATATGGTTGTGCAAGGAGCGTATTTTGACCATCAAGCTGAAACTGCTGGTCTTGGAGCTAACATTAAGCAACGTTTTTTTATGGATGACTTTGTAGGAGAACATTTATTGGATGCTTCTGGAAACTTTGTTGGAATTAATATTTCAAAAAGTAATGGTGATCCTCTAAACGAAGATAAAACAGATAATGAAGTTGATGCAATTGCTGGAGCTACAATTACAGGTGATGGTGTAGCAGCAATGTTACGAAATGATCTAAGATTATATGTACCTTATTTTAAAACATTAAAGAAGTAA